From the genome of Streptomyces sp. NBC_00659, one region includes:
- a CDS encoding rhodanese-like domain-containing protein gives MPPASPAAAAAHFRASLAFHADVSDVAGVLAAGGDPGFVVLDSRSAASWDQGHVPGAVHLPTALIPEQAERLLDKSVPVITYCWGPGCNGATRAALALAELGFQVKEMLGGFEYWVREGFEFETWQGRERPAADPLTAPVDAEDCGC, from the coding sequence ATGCCGCCGGCGTCCCCCGCCGCGGCCGCCGCCCACTTCCGCGCGAGCCTCGCGTTCCACGCGGACGTGTCCGACGTGGCAGGGGTCCTCGCGGCCGGCGGCGACCCCGGGTTCGTCGTCCTCGACTCCCGCTCCGCCGCTTCATGGGACCAGGGCCACGTTCCCGGCGCGGTCCACCTGCCCACCGCGCTCATCCCCGAGCAGGCCGAGCGGCTTCTGGACAAGTCGGTTCCGGTCATCACCTATTGCTGGGGACCCGGATGCAACGGCGCGACCCGCGCGGCCCTCGCCCTGGCCGAACTCGGCTTCCAGGTCAAGGAGATGCTCGGCGGCTTCGAGTACTGGGTGCGCGAGGGCTTCGAGTTCGAGACCTGGCAGGGCCGTGAGCGCCCCGCGGCGGACCCGTTGACGGCGCCCGTGGACGCGGAGGACTGCGGCTGCTGA
- a CDS encoding TIGR03767 family metallophosphoesterase encodes MTGTEPTSVIGRRGLLLASGAAVAAGLTGTAGALLPRQRHHASERRPARAVRTDATRTASTTLETTARLGGPSRPGAYRRLVSGPGWPTVVREELAAARTGREDRRTPLACFVQFTDLHLADVQNPLRTEFLRARSATAWRPQETLTVAGAVSLVEQVNALRAGPHTGLPPAFVMTTGDNLDNNAAIELEWFLTLMSGGRITPNTGDPTAYEGVQDSGLPLFWHPGDATVRDLDKRRGLPLIPGLLAAATRPVTSPGLRIPWYSTAGNHDALPGGCLSPALGDIAVGSRKLLSVPDAEAAAYANALRTGDDPKSAVLTAILRRHAAEARQVTPDERRRLCTPHDYLTAHLDPAYTGAGPVGHGYTPDHLDGDRLYYSFRIAENVVGVSIDTTYRSGHYEGSLGTDQLRRLERTLTAHSSRSYDTEGRLVRRPGADDAHVLVFSHHHSPSMTRRPDAARTDEPRHDGTEVIALLSRFPNVVAWINGHSHVNRVTPHAHPAPDRSFWEVNTASHVDYPHHARLLELADNGDGTVSLFTTLVESAAPHRTSADFSDLSATGLASLYRELAYNAPGLAEGMRAGVQEGWAGGPGDRNAELLKVTA; translated from the coding sequence ATGACCGGGACCGAACCCACGTCCGTCATCGGCCGTCGTGGTCTTCTGCTCGCCTCGGGCGCCGCCGTGGCGGCGGGCCTGACGGGCACCGCGGGGGCCCTGCTGCCCCGCCAACGGCATCACGCGTCCGAACGGCGGCCCGCCAGGGCCGTACGCACGGATGCGACCCGCACCGCGTCCACCACCCTGGAGACGACCGCCCGTCTCGGCGGCCCCTCCCGCCCCGGCGCCTACCGGCGGCTGGTCTCCGGCCCCGGCTGGCCGACCGTCGTACGCGAGGAACTGGCCGCGGCCCGCACCGGGCGCGAGGACCGGCGCACCCCGCTCGCCTGCTTCGTCCAGTTCACCGATCTGCATCTCGCCGACGTGCAGAACCCGCTGCGCACCGAGTTCCTGCGGGCGCGGTCGGCGACCGCGTGGCGGCCGCAGGAAACACTGACCGTCGCGGGCGCGGTGTCGCTGGTGGAACAGGTCAACGCGCTCCGGGCGGGCCCGCACACCGGGCTGCCGCCCGCGTTCGTGATGACGACCGGCGACAACCTCGACAACAACGCGGCGATCGAGCTGGAGTGGTTCCTCACGCTCATGAGCGGCGGCCGGATCACGCCGAACACGGGTGACCCGACCGCGTACGAAGGCGTCCAGGACTCCGGACTGCCCCTCTTCTGGCACCCCGGCGACGCGACCGTACGCGATCTGGACAAGCGGCGCGGGCTGCCGCTGATCCCCGGCCTCCTCGCCGCCGCGACCCGGCCGGTGACCAGCCCGGGGCTGCGGATCCCCTGGTACTCCACGGCCGGCAACCACGACGCCCTGCCGGGCGGCTGTCTCTCCCCCGCGCTCGGCGACATCGCCGTCGGCTCCCGCAAGCTCCTCTCGGTACCGGACGCGGAGGCGGCCGCCTACGCGAACGCGCTGCGGACCGGCGACGATCCCAAGAGCGCGGTCCTCACCGCCATCCTGCGCCGGCACGCGGCAGAGGCACGGCAGGTGACCCCCGACGAGCGCCGCCGGCTGTGCACCCCGCACGACTACCTGACCGCCCATCTCGACCCCGCGTACACGGGTGCGGGACCGGTCGGGCACGGCTACACGCCGGACCATCTGGACGGGGACCGCCTGTACTACTCCTTCCGGATCGCCGAGAACGTCGTCGGCGTCAGCATCGACACGACGTACCGCAGCGGCCACTACGAGGGCTCACTCGGCACCGACCAGCTCCGCCGGCTGGAGCGGACCCTGACCGCGCACAGTTCGCGGTCCTACGACACCGAGGGCCGGCTCGTCCGCCGTCCCGGCGCCGACGACGCCCACGTCCTGGTGTTCAGCCACCACCACAGTCCGAGCATGACCCGCCGCCCCGACGCCGCCCGCACCGACGAGCCACGTCACGACGGCACCGAGGTCATCGCCCTGCTCTCCCGCTTCCCGAACGTGGTGGCCTGGATCAACGGCCACAGCCACGTCAACCGCGTCACCCCGCACGCGCACCCGGCCCCGGACCGCTCCTTCTGGGAGGTCAACACCGCCTCCCACGTGGACTATCCGCACCACGCCCGGCTGCTCGAACTCGCCGACAACGGGGACGGGACGGTGTCCCTGTTCACCACCCTCGTCGAGTCCGCAGCCCCGCACCGCACCTCCGCCGACTTCTCCGACCTGTCGGCGACCGGTCTCGCCTCGCTGTACCGGGAACTGGCCTACAACGCTCCCGGGCTCGCCGAGGGCATGCGGGCCGGTGTCCAGGAGGGATGGGCGGGCGGCCCGGGCGACCGCAACGCCGAGCTGCTGAAAGTCACCGCGTGA
- a CDS encoding SMC family ATPase has translation MRLHRLDITAFGPFGAAQRVDFDELSAAGLFLLHGPTGAGKTSVLDAVCYALYGAVPGARQSGQGLGLRSDHATPDVRTEIRLELSVAGRRLEVTRQPPWERPKLRGKGMTTDKAQTWLREYDSAASSWKDLSRSHQEIGEEITQLLGMSREQFCQVVLLPQGDFARFLRADAEARGKLLGRLFDTHRFAEVEKRLAERRRAAEAEVRSGDTALLADAHRMQQAAGHIVEEPLPDLAPGDPGLAGSVLAWAAVARSTAREVLTVADCARDAAESAQAAADRALDDVREVDRLQRRFTEAQERAARLEQRADAHRDARTRMERARKAETVAPALELRDAAEAEHRRAATEETRTRAALPETYAGAGAPGLAAAARKAAEELGGLESARRAERRLGELGTERASLDRQERADEDVLQDAESWLADWEETRAGVEARVDTAQEAAARAEQLAVQREPAFKRLAAARLRDELAQDTETAHARSLAAREQATEAHAHWLDLKEQRLQGIAAELAAGLVDGESCAVCGATEHPAPARKIAGHVDRETEERALAAHRGADEKRAEAERRLGLVREALAAATAEAGDASTRRLEEQAEELERLHREARTVASGLHAAREAREQAEREHARRLTTQQEAARRVAARASHRDSLDREKASLEGELEQARGAAASVSARATQLERQVALLTEAADGVRAAEDIARRLKDADARLADAAFRAGFETPQAAAAAMLDDVAHRDLQRQLDAWQSEESAVRAVLAETDTAAAARRPPVDLRAVERAAESASRRLRDTASAQDAAARRCTELNALSTRATGGARRLAPLREEYERVARLAGLAAGTSADNERRMRLEAYVLAARLEQVAAAATVRLQRMSSGRYTLVHSDDRAGRGRSGLGLHVVDAWTGRERDTATLSGGETFFASLALALGLADVVTDEAGGVRLDTLFIDEGFGSLDDQTLDEVLDVLDSLRERDRSVGIVSHVGDLRRRIHAQLEVVKGRTGSVVRQRGA, from the coding sequence ATGAGGCTGCACCGCCTGGACATCACCGCCTTCGGCCCGTTCGGCGCTGCCCAGCGGGTCGACTTCGACGAGCTGTCCGCCGCCGGGCTCTTCCTGCTGCACGGACCGACGGGCGCGGGCAAGACCTCCGTCCTCGACGCCGTCTGCTACGCGCTGTACGGAGCGGTTCCCGGCGCCCGGCAGAGCGGTCAGGGCCTCGGACTGCGCAGCGACCACGCGACACCCGACGTCCGCACCGAGATCCGCCTGGAACTCAGCGTCGCCGGACGCCGGCTCGAAGTCACCCGGCAGCCGCCCTGGGAGCGCCCGAAATTGCGCGGCAAGGGCATGACGACCGACAAGGCCCAGACCTGGCTGCGCGAATACGACTCGGCGGCCAGCTCCTGGAAGGACCTCAGCCGATCCCACCAGGAGATCGGCGAGGAGATCACGCAACTGCTCGGAATGAGCCGCGAACAGTTCTGCCAGGTCGTGCTGCTGCCCCAGGGAGACTTCGCGCGCTTCCTGCGGGCCGACGCCGAGGCCCGCGGCAAACTGCTCGGCAGGCTCTTCGACACCCACCGCTTCGCCGAGGTCGAAAAGCGCCTCGCCGAGCGGCGGCGCGCCGCCGAGGCCGAAGTGCGGTCCGGGGACACCGCGTTGCTGGCCGACGCGCACCGGATGCAGCAGGCGGCCGGACACATCGTCGAGGAGCCGCTGCCCGACCTCGCGCCCGGCGATCCGGGCCTCGCCGGCTCGGTGCTCGCCTGGGCCGCGGTGGCCCGCAGCACGGCTCGCGAGGTGCTGACCGTCGCCGACTGCGCCCGCGACGCCGCGGAATCGGCGCAGGCCGCGGCCGACCGCGCGCTCGACGACGTACGCGAAGTCGACCGGCTGCAGCGCCGGTTCACCGAGGCGCAGGAACGGGCCGCACGGCTGGAGCAGCGCGCCGACGCCCACCGGGACGCCCGTACGCGCATGGAGCGAGCCCGCAAGGCCGAGACCGTGGCTCCCGCACTCGAACTGCGCGACGCCGCCGAAGCCGAGCACCGGCGCGCGGCCACCGAGGAGACCCGCACGCGAGCCGCCCTGCCGGAGACGTACGCCGGTGCCGGAGCGCCCGGTCTCGCGGCCGCCGCGCGCAAGGCAGCCGAGGAACTGGGCGGCCTGGAATCGGCACGCCGCGCCGAACGACGCCTCGGTGAACTCGGCACGGAACGCGCCTCCTTGGACCGTCAGGAACGCGCCGACGAGGACGTCCTCCAGGACGCCGAGAGCTGGCTGGCCGACTGGGAGGAGACCCGCGCGGGAGTCGAGGCGCGGGTCGACACCGCGCAGGAGGCCGCGGCGCGCGCCGAGCAGCTCGCCGTGCAGCGCGAACCGGCTTTCAAGCGGCTCGCCGCGGCCCGGCTGCGCGACGAGCTGGCCCAGGACACGGAGACCGCACACGCCCGGAGCCTGGCCGCGCGCGAGCAGGCCACCGAGGCACACGCCCACTGGCTCGACCTGAAGGAACAGCGTCTCCAGGGCATCGCCGCCGAACTCGCCGCCGGTCTGGTGGACGGAGAGTCCTGCGCCGTCTGCGGTGCCACCGAACACCCGGCGCCCGCCCGGAAGATCGCCGGCCATGTCGACCGTGAGACGGAGGAACGGGCTCTCGCCGCCCATCGAGGCGCCGACGAGAAACGAGCCGAGGCCGAGCGCCGGCTCGGCCTCGTACGCGAGGCGCTGGCCGCCGCGACCGCGGAGGCGGGCGACGCGTCGACCCGCCGACTCGAAGAACAGGCCGAGGAGCTGGAGCGGCTGCACCGCGAGGCCCGTACGGTGGCCTCCGGGCTGCATGCCGCGCGCGAGGCCCGTGAGCAGGCCGAACGGGAACACGCGCGGCGGCTGACCACCCAGCAGGAGGCAGCCCGGCGGGTCGCCGCACGGGCCTCGCACCGGGATTCCCTCGACCGTGAAAAGGCTTCGCTGGAAGGGGAGTTGGAGCAGGCGCGAGGCGCCGCGGCGAGTGTGTCCGCGCGGGCCACGCAGCTCGAGCGGCAGGTCGCGCTGCTCACCGAGGCCGCGGACGGCGTCCGGGCGGCGGAGGACATCGCGCGGCGCCTCAAGGACGCCGACGCGCGTCTCGCCGACGCTGCCTTCCGCGCCGGTTTCGAGACCCCGCAGGCCGCGGCCGCCGCGATGCTCGACGACGTGGCCCACCGTGATCTCCAACGACAGCTCGACGCCTGGCAGTCGGAGGAGTCCGCGGTGCGCGCCGTACTCGCCGAGACGGACACCGCGGCCGCGGCGCGGCGCCCTCCCGTCGACCTGCGGGCCGTCGAGCGGGCGGCCGAGTCCGCCTCCCGACGGCTGCGGGACACGGCGTCGGCGCAGGACGCCGCGGCCCGCCGCTGCACCGAGCTGAACGCGCTCTCCACCCGCGCGACCGGCGGAGCGCGCCGGCTCGCCCCGCTGCGCGAGGAGTACGAACGCGTGGCCCGCCTCGCCGGTCTGGCGGCCGGCACCTCGGCGGACAACGAACGCAGGATGCGCCTGGAGGCGTACGTCCTCGCCGCCCGTCTGGAGCAGGTCGCCGCCGCCGCCACGGTCCGCCTCCAGCGGATGTCCTCGGGGCGCTACACCCTGGTGCACTCCGACGACCGGGCGGGCCGCGGACGCAGCGGGCTCGGACTGCATGTCGTGGACGCCTGGACCGGACGGGAGCGCGACACGGCGACGCTGTCCGGAGGCGAGACCTTCTTCGCCTCCCTCGCCCTGGCGCTCGGCCTCGCCGATGTGGTCACCGACGAGGCCGGCGGGGTGCGGCTGGACACGCTCTTCATCGACGAGGGCTTCGGAAGCCTCGACGACCAGACCCTCGACGAGGTGCTCGACGTCCTCGACTCGCTGCGGGAACGCGACCGCAGCGTCGGCATCGTCAGCCACGTCGGTGACCTGCGCCGCCGCATCCACGCTCAGCTGGAGGTCGTGAAGGGGAGAACGGGGTCGGTCGTCCGGCAGCGGGGTGCGTGA
- a CDS encoding YigZ family protein yields the protein MQDEYRTVAHAGVHETEVSRSRFLCALAPAATEREAQDFVAAVRKEHADATHNCFAYVIGADGAVQKASDDGEPGGTAGVPMLQMLLRRDMRYVVAVVTRYYGGVKLGAGGLIRAYGGSVGEALDAVGTITRRRFRLATVTVDHQRAGKVQNDLRSTGREVRDVRYGEAVTIEIGLPDADVESFRAWLADVTAGTAGFELGGEAYGDA from the coding sequence ATGCAGGACGAGTACCGCACAGTGGCCCACGCGGGCGTGCACGAGACCGAGGTCAGCCGCTCCCGATTCCTGTGCGCCCTCGCCCCGGCCGCCACCGAGCGGGAGGCCCAGGACTTCGTCGCGGCCGTCAGGAAGGAACACGCGGACGCCACGCACAACTGCTTCGCGTACGTCATCGGAGCCGACGGCGCCGTGCAGAAGGCGAGCGACGACGGCGAACCGGGCGGCACCGCGGGCGTCCCCATGCTCCAGATGCTGCTGCGCCGAGACATGCGGTACGTCGTCGCCGTCGTCACCCGCTACTACGGCGGGGTCAAGCTGGGCGCCGGCGGGCTGATCAGGGCGTACGGCGGCTCGGTGGGCGAGGCGCTGGACGCGGTGGGCACGATCACCCGGCGGCGCTTCCGGCTGGCCACGGTCACCGTCGACCACCAGCGGGCCGGCAAGGTGCAGAACGATCTGCGGTCGACCGGCCGCGAGGTACGTGATGTGCGTTACGGCGAGGCCGTCACCATCGAGATCGGGCTGCCGGACGCCGATGTGGAGTCCTTCCGGGCCTGGTTGGCCGACGTGACCGCGGGGACGGCCGGCTTCGAGCTGGGTGGGGAGGCCTACGGGGACGCGTGA
- a CDS encoding Lrp/AsnC family transcriptional regulator, translated as MTAYSPDATDWRILDVLQREGRASFAELARAVSMSASAVTERVRRLEEAGVIQGYAAVVDPESLGLPILAFVRLRYPNGNYKPFHDLVEVTPEILEAHHVTGDDCFVIKVAARSMGHLETVTGKIGTLGSVTTSVVYSSPLPRRPLGH; from the coding sequence ATGACCGCGTATTCCCCGGACGCCACCGACTGGCGCATCCTCGACGTCCTCCAGCGCGAGGGCCGGGCCAGCTTCGCCGAGCTGGCACGGGCCGTCTCCATGTCCGCGAGCGCGGTCACCGAGCGGGTGCGCCGCCTGGAGGAGGCGGGCGTCATTCAGGGGTACGCGGCCGTCGTCGACCCCGAGAGCCTGGGACTGCCGATCCTGGCCTTCGTCCGGCTCAGATATCCGAACGGCAACTACAAGCCGTTCCACGACCTCGTCGAGGTCACACCCGAGATCCTGGAAGCACACCACGTCACCGGTGACGACTGCTTCGTCATCAAGGTCGCGGCACGGTCGATGGGGCATCTGGAGACGGTGACGGGCAAGATCGGCACGCTCGGGTCGGTGACGACGAGCGTCGTCTACTCCTCACCGCTGCCGCGCCGGCCGCTGGGTCACTGA
- a CDS encoding SixA phosphatase family protein: MKTRAAAGPRRRLVVLRHAKSAWPDGVPDHERPLAARGRRDAPAAGRAMAGADLLPDLALCSTAVRARETWELAAEQWGTPPPVRFDERLYGADIPELLQAVSEVPEHVRTLLLVGHNPGLEELVLELAGDGFDDTLDHVRTKFPTSAVAVLVWHGSAWHQLGPGEALLTDVVVPRGKKE; the protein is encoded by the coding sequence GTGAAAACGCGCGCCGCCGCCGGCCCGAGGCGAAGACTGGTCGTCCTGCGGCACGCCAAGTCCGCCTGGCCCGACGGAGTGCCCGACCACGAACGGCCGCTCGCGGCGCGCGGCCGTCGAGACGCACCCGCCGCCGGACGCGCCATGGCGGGAGCCGATCTGCTGCCGGACCTCGCGCTGTGCTCGACCGCCGTACGCGCCCGGGAGACCTGGGAGTTGGCGGCCGAACAGTGGGGTACTCCGCCGCCCGTACGGTTCGATGAGCGGTTGTACGGGGCGGACATACCGGAGTTGCTGCAAGCCGTGAGCGAAGTCCCGGAACATGTACGGACCTTGCTGCTCGTCGGGCACAACCCGGGCCTTGAGGAGCTGGTTCTCGAACTGGCGGGGGACGGCTTCGACGACACGCTGGACCATGTCCGGACGAAGTTCCCGACCTCCGCCGTCGCGGTCCTGGTCTGGCACGGCAGCGCCTGGCACCAACTCGGTCCCGGCGAGGCGCTGTTGACGGACGTCGTCGTGCCGAGGGGCAAGAAGGAGTGA
- a CDS encoding exonuclease SbcCD subunit D, producing the protein MRLLHTSDWHLGRAFHRVNMLEAQSRFIGHLVTTAREREVDAVVVSGDVYDRAVPSLAAVQLFDDALHRLADLGVPTVMISGNHDSARRLGVGAGLIGRAGVHLRTDPAGCGAPVVLADAHGDVAFYGLPYLEPALVKDEFGVEKAGHETVLAAAMDRVRADLAGRASGTRSVVLAHAFVTGGEVSDSERDITVGGVASVPAGVFDGVDYTALGHLHGSQVIAERVRYSGSPLPYSFSEADHRKSMWLVDLGPDGSLAAERIDCPVPRPLARLRGHLEDLLADPALDGHTGSWVEATLTDPVRPSDPMARLAGRFPHTLSLVFDPERSPQAPGVSYARRIAGRSEEQIAEDFVAHVRGVGPDAREQAVLQDAFDAVRADETVRESAR; encoded by the coding sequence ATGAGGCTCCTGCACACTTCCGACTGGCATCTGGGCCGGGCGTTCCACCGGGTGAACATGCTCGAGGCCCAGTCCCGCTTCATCGGCCATCTCGTCACGACCGCGCGCGAGCGCGAGGTCGACGCGGTGGTCGTCTCGGGAGACGTGTACGACCGTGCCGTGCCGTCCCTGGCCGCGGTCCAGCTCTTCGACGACGCCCTGCACCGCCTGGCCGACCTCGGCGTGCCCACCGTGATGATCTCCGGGAACCACGACTCGGCGCGTCGGCTCGGCGTCGGCGCCGGACTCATCGGGCGCGCGGGCGTTCATCTGCGCACCGACCCCGCGGGCTGCGGGGCACCGGTGGTGCTGGCCGACGCCCACGGCGATGTCGCCTTCTACGGCCTGCCCTATCTCGAACCCGCCCTGGTGAAGGACGAGTTCGGGGTGGAGAAGGCCGGTCACGAGACCGTGCTGGCCGCCGCCATGGACCGGGTGCGCGCCGACCTCGCCGGCCGTGCGTCGGGCACCCGCTCCGTCGTCCTCGCCCATGCCTTCGTCACCGGCGGTGAGGTGAGCGACAGCGAGCGGGACATCACCGTCGGCGGCGTCGCCTCCGTGCCCGCCGGAGTCTTCGACGGAGTCGACTACACCGCCCTCGGGCACCTGCACGGCAGCCAGGTCATCGCCGAGCGCGTGCGCTACTCGGGATCCCCGCTGCCGTACTCCTTCTCGGAGGCCGACCACCGCAAGAGCATGTGGCTCGTGGATCTCGGCCCCGACGGCTCCCTGGCCGCCGAGCGGATCGACTGCCCGGTGCCCCGCCCGCTCGCCCGCCTGCGCGGGCACCTGGAGGACCTGCTCGCCGACCCGGCGCTCGACGGTCACACAGGCTCCTGGGTCGAGGCGACCCTCACCGACCCGGTGCGGCCCTCCGACCCCATGGCGCGGCTGGCCGGGCGCTTCCCCCACACGCTCAGCCTCGTCTTCGACCCGGAACGCTCCCCGCAGGCGCCGGGCGTCTCGTACGCCCGCCGGATCGCGGGCCGCAGCGAGGAACAGATCGCCGAGGACTTCGTGGCCCATGTCCGCGGCGTGGGTCCCGACGCCCGGGAACAGGCCGTGCTCCAGGACGCGTTCGACGCCGTCCGGGCCGACGAGACCGTACGGGAGAGCGCCCGGTGA
- a CDS encoding immunity 21 family protein yields the protein MPRYADPGAVQWVESGGGPLIAIPETVLPFWAGADGDDMSCDYDRACDIDGFVGLLPVGDTRALVLGDDPASTTYLPEHGAFVRWCAADSEDELLAVVPTALSQARWEREVVWTVPGPVVLFDAAWPGTASGRTDHLRVALEPGRYGVRAARVEPGPETWVGLVQLRRLTP from the coding sequence ATGCCAAGATACGCGGACCCCGGTGCGGTCCAGTGGGTGGAGTCGGGCGGCGGGCCGCTCATAGCGATTCCGGAGACGGTGCTCCCGTTCTGGGCGGGGGCCGACGGCGACGACATGTCCTGCGACTACGACCGGGCCTGTGATATCGACGGATTCGTCGGCCTCCTGCCCGTGGGCGACACCCGAGCCCTCGTCCTGGGCGACGATCCCGCCTCGACCACCTATCTTCCCGAGCACGGCGCCTTCGTCCGCTGGTGCGCCGCCGATTCCGAGGACGAACTGCTCGCCGTCGTGCCGACGGCGCTGTCGCAGGCACGGTGGGAGCGGGAAGTGGTGTGGACGGTGCCGGGCCCCGTCGTCCTCTTCGACGCCGCGTGGCCCGGCACCGCCTCCGGGCGCACGGATCACCTCAGGGTGGCGCTCGAACCGGGCCGGTACGGGGTCCGCGCGGCGCGCGTCGAACCGGGACCCGAGACGTGGGTGGGCCTCGTACAACTGCGTCGGTTGACGCCCTGA